The following proteins are encoded in a genomic region of Oncorhynchus kisutch isolate 150728-3 linkage group LG6, Okis_V2, whole genome shotgun sequence:
- the LOC109897408 gene encoding uncharacterized protein LOC109897408, with the protein MHWLPLVAMVIASALPFPHSPVTSTVAAMTEPGSSLDNHTEDIDDSSSRSPGSYSTRPAPQASVDYNSHNNVKKDYNKPSIIKEEVKTLKGKRKQQSYLSKSYFPTENTNSVGLNKYSNTDGGKLRSTNGSSHQDYPSQENYVLGDYKPDSSRAGDDSSFRDMAQKENHHHSLDPRTDEQDLRPPNMYVVETYKPSTNAGHHSKTGPHPSSQRTPQRAEARTESSDNRGEEGREGGPGGRAGKGPDLSEEGMEVGLGLGLGQGLGGVKEKQELLFLDAHPRVLFSSSPPEHPPLLLMLESGMLPIEGEDKEEEEEEEDVSDADGHMEGHGDREMDRSVPLSWVDTLRGAREPPLPAPRHKRSHLSHTRRGEMPVCESESVWVTDKTTVIDDRGKTVNIVPEIKTVKGAFKQYFYETRCLQEGQQRGGGPQREAGGAGASAAGTGTGPVGVSGASCRGVDIRQWVSQCKAKDTYVRALTVDNNGLQGWRWVRINSSCVCVLLSRVTRKNRGRE; encoded by the coding sequence ATGCACTGGCTTCCCCTGGTTGCCATGGTGATCGCTTCGGCCCTGCCCTTCCCTCACAGCCCTGTGACCAGTACTGTTGCTGCGATGACAGAGCCCGGCAGTAGCCTGGACAACCACACAGAGGACATCGATGACTCTTCCAGTCGCTCCCCCGGATCTTACTCCACACGTCCAGCTCCTCAGGCCTCTGTGGACTACAACTCCCACAATAATGTCAAGAAAGACTACAATAAGCCCTCCATAATTAAAGAGGAGGTGAAAACTTTGAAAGGGAAGCGAAAACAACAAAGTTATCTGTCAAAAAGCTATTTTCCTACAGAAAACACGAACAGCGTTGGTTTAAATAAATATTCTAACACTGATGGAGGAAAACTCAGGAGCACCAATGGCAGCAGTCATCAGGACTACCCCTCCCAGGAGAACTATGTACTAGGGGACTATAAACCAGACAGCAGCAGAGCTGGTGATGACAGCAGCTTTAGAGACATGGCTCAGAAGGAAAACCATCATCACTCTCTAGACCCCAGGACCGATGAACAGGATCTCAGACCTCCCAACATGTATGTGGTGGAAACTTACAAACCGTCCACTAATGCTGGACACCACAGTAAAACTGGGCCACATCCCTCCAGTCAGAGGACCCCGCAGAGAGCAGAGGCTAGGACAGAGAGCAGTGataacaggggagaggaggggagggagggtgggccTGGGGGAAGGGCTGGGAAAGGTCCAGATCTGTCAGAGGAAGGAATGGAagtaggactagggttagggctgggtcaGGGGCTGGGAGGTGTAAAGGAGAAGCAAGAGCTGCTGTTTCTAGATGCACACCCACGGGtccttttctcttcctctcctccagagcacccacccctcctcctcatgcTGGAGTCAGGCATGTTGCCCATAGAaggagaggacaaggaggaggaggaggaggaggaggatgtgtcGGACGCAGACGGACACATGGAGGGTcatggggacagagagatggacaggagtGTGCCGCTGAGCTGGGTGGACACTCTCAGGGGGGCCAGGGAGCCCCCTCTCCCCGCCCCCAGGCACAAGCGCTCGCACTTGTCCCACACCAGGCGGGGTGAGATGCCGGTGTGCGAGTCGGAGAGTGTGTGGGTAACGGACAAGACGACGGTCATCGACGATAGGGGTAAAACGGTCAACATCGTTCCAGAGATCAAGACAGTCAAGGGGGCGTTTAAGCAGTACTTCTATGAGACTCGCTGCCTCCAGGAGGGGCAGCAGAGGGGCGGTGGGCCGCAGCGGGAGGCAGGGGGGGCAGGGGCCTCGGCAGCAGGAACAGGGACAGGACCCGTAGGTGTGTCCGGGGCCAGCTGCCGGGGCGTGGACATCAGACAGTGGGTGAGTCAGTGTAAGGCCAAGGACACATATGTCCGAGCCCTCACTGTTGACAACAACGGTCTGCAGGGCTGGAGGTGGGTCCGCATCAActcgtcctgtgtgtgtgtcctactgtCCAGAGTAACCAGGAAAAACAGAGGAAGGGAGTGA